The proteins below come from a single Campylobacter sp. CCUG 57310 genomic window:
- a CDS encoding DUF1104 domain-containing protein, with protein MKKLGLIAILIAGSLFASSISDSSNEQLNSMIASADAKTLSEISFEIHKRAVKIDSQIADIRGDFREQMRKKMSAMSPDERVKFMQEYRAMMRDKIDALSVKEARKMGFYAYGVGQSNGHGWHHKSGKGHKMKAHQNCNQNFNCGMNQAQGMGMNKNSAQGYGAGFGCMWQ; from the coding sequence ATGAAAAAGTTAGGTTTGATTGCGATATTAATCGCGGGAAGTTTGTTTGCAAGCTCAATTAGCGATAGTTCAAACGAGCAGTTAAACAGCATGATAGCAAGTGCGGACGCAAAGACGCTAAGTGAAATTTCGTTTGAAATTCATAAGCGCGCGGTCAAGATTGATTCGCAGATAGCGGATATAAGAGGCGACTTTAGAGAGCAGATGAGAAAGAAGATGTCTGCGATGAGTCCTGATGAGAGAGTAAAATTTATGCAAGAGTATAGAGCAATGATGAGGGATAAAATAGACGCTTTAAGCGTAAAAGAGGCTCGTAAAATGGGATTTTACGCTTATGGCGTAGGTCAAAGTAACGGTCACGGCTGGCATCATAAATCAGGCAAAGGACACAAGATGAAAGCTCATCAAAACTGCAATCAAAATTTTAATTGCGGTATGAATCAAGCCCAGGGAATGGGTATGAATAAAAATAGCGCGCAGGGATACGGTGCAGGCTTTGGCTGTATGTGGCAGTAA
- the acpS gene encoding holo-ACP synthase: MIGIDIVAIDRISRLKKRYGEAFAKRFLNENEIILAKTDATLAGFYALKEAVSKALGCGIGDECSFFDIEIYKTEKNAPKIKLSEKIKSNFKISQVDASISHDGGFAIAAVILK, translated from the coding sequence ATGATAGGGATTGATATCGTTGCCATAGATAGAATTTCAAGACTTAAAAAGCGTTACGGTGAAGCCTTTGCCAAACGCTTTTTAAATGAAAACGAGATCATTTTAGCAAAAACCGATGCGACTCTAGCAGGGTTTTACGCGCTTAAAGAAGCTGTTAGTAAGGCTCTTGGTTGCGGTATCGGCGATGAATGTTCGTTTTTTGATATAGAAATTTATAAAACCGAAAAAAACGCACCAAAAATCAAACTTTCAGAGAAAATTAAATCTAATTTTAAAATCTCGCAAGTAGACGCAAGTATAAGCCATGACGGCGGCTTTGCTATTGCGGCAGTTATATTAAAATGA
- a CDS encoding HAMP domain-containing sensor histidine kinase, with product MFKKRHVLPIFLLYFLTSVAFLVFFGKVFYDREKHFIMDKDAFDFRDFKRELQIKLHNNGELDDDDFDDMKAYVVNLKTGEVIEDDFKPKQGMGRNYMDGEENVVQFKVHDKKSQNEYLVAIKRTDVKVKLLALKAQILLVSLGVLAAILLIAYLIIRLSLRPLYAKIEFLDGFIRDTTHEINTPLSVILMSIELFKTDPEKYLGNIKTAAHTISNLYEDLTILRLNKKYEENEEVNLAHIVSERLEFFSLNLKQKGINLTVDIKDVTLVTSKFKVRKIVDNLLSNAVKYSNEGGDVSVKLDKKALVITNSGQGISKENLPHIFDLYTRFDEANGGFGIGLNIVKKFCDELKFKISCKSGNGITEFKVAF from the coding sequence ATGTTTAAGAAACGCCATGTTTTGCCCATATTTTTGCTGTATTTTTTAACCAGCGTTGCGTTTTTGGTGTTTTTCGGCAAAGTTTTTTATGATAGAGAAAAACACTTCATAATGGACAAGGACGCATTTGATTTTAGGGATTTTAAGCGCGAACTTCAGATAAAACTTCACAACAACGGCGAGCTTGACGATGATGACTTTGACGACATGAAGGCTTATGTCGTAAATTTAAAAACGGGCGAAGTGATAGAAGATGACTTTAAGCCAAAGCAGGGAATGGGGCGTAACTACATGGACGGTGAAGAAAATGTAGTGCAGTTTAAAGTCCATGATAAAAAAAGTCAAAACGAGTATCTTGTAGCCATTAAGCGCACTGATGTTAAGGTTAAACTCTTAGCACTCAAGGCTCAAATTTTGCTCGTTTCGCTTGGAGTCTTGGCCGCGATCTTGCTAATAGCTTATCTTATCATCAGGCTATCTCTGCGTCCGCTATACGCAAAGATAGAGTTTTTAGACGGATTTATCCGCGATACGACTCACGAGATAAACACTCCTTTAAGCGTGATTTTGATGAGTATAGAGCTATTTAAAACCGATCCTGAAAAATATCTTGGCAATATCAAAACCGCCGCGCATACGATATCAAATTTATACGAAGACCTTACGATCTTAAGGCTAAATAAAAAATACGAAGAGAATGAAGAGGTAAATTTAGCTCATATAGTAAGCGAGAGGCTTGAGTTTTTCTCGCTAAATTTAAAGCAAAAAGGCATAAATTTAACTGTTGATATCAAGGATGTCACGCTTGTAACTTCAAAATTTAAGGTGCGAAAGATAGTTGATAACCTCTTAAGTAACGCCGTGAAATACTCAAACGAAGGCGGAGATGTAAGCGTGAAGCTTGATAAAAAAGCTCTTGTTATCACAAATAGCGGACAGGGAATATCAAAAGAGAATTTACCTCATATATTTGATCTTTACACGAGATTTGACGAGGCAAACGGAGGATTTGGCATAGGGCTTAATATCGTTAAGAAATTTTGCGATGAGCTGAAATTCAAAATAAGCTGCAAGAGCGGTAACGGCATAACGGAATTTAAAGTCGCCTTTTGA
- a CDS encoding phosphomannomutase/phosphoglucomutase translates to MLEEIFREYDIRGIFDRDLNETSVKAIGLNLGREMLKRGAKNVSVGYDARLSADEIFSWLVSGLNGADIEVFDIGLLPTPVGYFSVFNDKFDANIMITGSHNPKEYNGFKITIFKDSYFGTDLQRLKDDVVSTIEAKTQIKDDFRVAKFDIASEYKKFIIDQFAHLKNMNLKIIMDCANGAVGAVLPEICKSLNLDAEILYPNPDGNFPNHHPDPSEEKNLKDIKEALKGEFEIGFGFDGDGDRIAVLTKNRNIKGDELAYLYSLAMKNPRVLGEVKCSQNMYDEIDKNGGKSFMGKTGHSNIKKAMKELNIDMAAEVSGHIFFKERYFGFDDALYAMFRVLELIQKGINLDAELDKLPKVYSTDEIKINTTEGEKFKIIENLKIRLQDNLQELPEIKEIIDIDGVRVRFDDGWALVRASNTTPVIVTRFEAKDEQTLAKLQNAFLNLAENIKNNT, encoded by the coding sequence ATGCTGGAAGAAATTTTTAGAGAGTATGATATACGCGGTATTTTTGATAGAGATTTAAATGAAACCAGTGTAAAAGCAATAGGTCTGAATTTAGGTCGCGAAATGCTAAAAAGAGGCGCTAAAAACGTAAGCGTGGGATATGATGCCAGACTTAGCGCGGATGAAATTTTTAGTTGGCTTGTTAGCGGATTAAACGGTGCTGACATAGAAGTTTTTGATATTGGACTGCTTCCTACTCCGGTTGGTTATTTTAGTGTGTTTAACGACAAATTTGACGCAAATATCATGATAACCGGCTCTCATAATCCAAAAGAGTATAACGGATTTAAGATTACTATTTTTAAGGACAGCTATTTTGGTACCGATCTTCAGAGACTAAAAGATGATGTTGTCTCTACGATAGAGGCTAAAACGCAGATAAAAGATGATTTTAGAGTAGCTAAATTCGATATCGCAAGCGAATATAAGAAATTTATCATAGATCAGTTTGCGCACCTTAAAAATATGAATCTAAAAATCATAATGGACTGTGCAAACGGAGCCGTAGGAGCTGTGCTTCCTGAAATTTGTAAGAGTTTAAATTTAGATGCTGAAATTTTATACCCTAACCCTGATGGAAATTTTCCAAATCACCACCCCGATCCTAGCGAAGAGAAAAATTTAAAAGACATTAAAGAGGCTTTAAAGGGTGAATTTGAGATAGGGTTTGGCTTTGACGGGGATGGCGATCGTATAGCCGTGCTTACTAAAAATCGCAACATAAAAGGCGATGAGCTAGCCTATTTATACTCGCTTGCCATGAAAAACCCACGAGTTTTGGGCGAGGTAAAATGCTCGCAAAATATGTATGATGAGATTGATAAAAACGGCGGCAAAAGCTTCATGGGCAAAACCGGTCATAGTAATATCAAAAAGGCTATGAAGGAGCTAAATATCGATATGGCGGCGGAAGTTAGCGGTCATATATTTTTTAAAGAGCGATATTTTGGATTTGATGATGCTTTGTATGCCATGTTTAGGGTGCTTGAGCTTATACAAAAGGGCATAAATTTAGACGCGGAGCTTGATAAACTTCCAAAGGTTTACAGCACCGACGAGATTAAGATTAACACGACAGAGGGTGAAAAATTTAAGATAATTGAAAATTTAAAAATCAGACTTCAAGATAACTTGCAAGAGCTTCCGGAGATAAAAGAGATCATCGATATAGACGGTGTTCGCGTTAGATTTGATGATGGTTGGGCGCTTGTAAGAGCTTCAAATACTACTCCGGTTATAGTTACTAGATTTGAAGCTAAGGATGAGCAAACGCTTGCAAAACTTCAAAATGCTTTTTTAAACTTAGCAGAAAATATAAAAAATAATACTTAA
- a CDS encoding acetylornithine transaminase, which yields MYLLDTYARFDFGFERGNGAMLFDKKGRDYIDFASGIGVNSLGHANKSIVKAIKEQSQKMLHSSNLYAIKPQEKLAKAISKELGFKAFSFFCNSGAEANECAIKLARKYGATNFKEKKFEIITLKNSFHGRTLATLKLTGQDKFHPEIYAPYIEGFKFYDGIDEIIKNINEKTVAVMIELVQGEGGINALDKSEVKRLAKVLKEKKLLLITDEVQCGVYRTGEFVTSKLYGIKPDIITFAKGLGGGVPIGACACRHSVFAPGDHGSTFGGNFLATSTALAVLSELKKIKKSGKLDETIEIFNENLDALCSKFPQIFDKKEGLGLMLGLSLKDEIDISKLINLANKNRVLILKSGVKTLRFLPSLNIKKSEIKEGFKRLTKAISEYKI from the coding sequence ATGTATCTTTTAGACACTTATGCGAGATTTGATTTTGGATTTGAAAGAGGAAACGGCGCCATGCTTTTTGATAAAAAGGGGCGAGATTATATAGATTTTGCTTCGGGTATCGGCGTAAATTCTCTTGGACATGCAAATAAAAGCATAGTAAAAGCGATTAAAGAGCAGAGCCAAAAGATGCTTCACAGCTCAAATTTATACGCTATAAAGCCTCAAGAAAAGCTCGCTAAAGCGATATCAAAGGAGCTTGGATTTAAGGCTTTTAGTTTCTTTTGTAATTCCGGTGCGGAGGCTAATGAGTGCGCCATAAAGCTAGCCAGAAAGTATGGTGCGACAAATTTTAAAGAGAAAAAATTTGAGATAATAACTCTTAAAAATTCATTTCACGGCAGAACTCTAGCTACTTTGAAGCTAACCGGACAGGATAAATTTCATCCTGAAATTTACGCTCCTTACATAGAAGGCTTTAAATTTTATGACGGCATAGATGAGATAATTAAAAATATAAATGAAAAAACCGTTGCGGTTATGATAGAGCTAGTTCAAGGCGAGGGCGGTATAAATGCGCTTGATAAGAGCGAAGTAAAGCGCCTTGCAAAAGTTTTAAAAGAGAAAAAACTACTTCTCATAACAGATGAGGTTCAGTGCGGAGTGTATAGAACGGGCGAGTTTGTTACATCTAAGCTTTATGGTATAAAGCCTGATATCATTACCTTTGCCAAAGGGCTTGGCGGAGGAGTTCCTATCGGTGCTTGCGCTTGCAGGCATAGTGTATTTGCTCCGGGAGATCACGGATCTACTTTTGGCGGTAATTTTCTTGCTACTAGCACAGCACTTGCCGTTTTAAGCGAGCTTAAAAAGATCAAAAAAAGTGGTAAGCTAGATGAAACTATAGAAATTTTTAATGAAAATTTAGATGCTCTATGCTCTAAATTTCCTCAAATTTTTGATAAAAAAGAGGGTCTTGGACTAATGCTAGGACTTAGCTTAAAAGATGAAATTGATATATCAAAGCTTATAAATTTGGCAAATAAAAACCGTGTCTTGATATTAAAATCAGGAGTAAAAACGCTTAGATTTCTACCCTCTTTAAATATCAAAAAAAGCGAGATCAAAGAGGGATTTAAAAGGCTTACAAAGGCTATAAGTGAGTATAAAATTTAG
- a CDS encoding fumarylacetoacetate hydrolase family protein — protein MKFVTFFDGCVKTGIVSSDNELISFDEIGLKFKDLNDFIERASDKDYRLLSVFEAQARGLKIGEAKLLAPIIKPRQDIICLGINYMDHAAESAKFKGEKFDSKREYPVYFSKRVNEAVGHGGEILAHERVTQKLDYEVELALIIKKDAKNVSAKDAKDYIFGYTILNDFSARDLQIRHKQFYFGKSLDTHCAMGPAVVTADELDSSNLTIKCYVNGELRQNSNTSNMIFKERYVIEELSSAMTLKAGTIISLGTPSGVGMGFEPPKFLKSGDVVRCEIEGIGVLENFIS, from the coding sequence ATGAAATTTGTAACATTTTTTGACGGCTGTGTAAAAACGGGCATAGTAAGTAGTGATAACGAGCTTATAAGCTTTGATGAAATAGGGCTTAAATTTAAAGATTTAAATGACTTTATAGAGCGTGCAAGCGATAAAGACTATAGGCTTTTAAGTGTTTTTGAGGCTCAAGCGAGGGGGCTTAAGATTGGCGAGGCAAAGCTTCTTGCGCCTATCATAAAGCCTCGTCAAGATATCATCTGTCTTGGCATAAATTACATGGATCACGCAGCCGAATCTGCAAAATTCAAAGGCGAAAAATTTGACAGCAAGCGCGAATATCCCGTTTATTTCTCAAAGAGAGTAAATGAGGCGGTGGGACATGGGGGCGAAATTTTAGCTCACGAAAGAGTAACGCAAAAGCTTGATTACGAGGTTGAGTTAGCTTTGATAATCAAAAAAGATGCTAAAAATGTAAGTGCAAAAGACGCGAAAGATTATATCTTTGGCTACACGATATTAAATGATTTTAGTGCGCGAGATTTGCAAATTCGCCATAAGCAGTTTTATTTCGGCAAGTCGCTTGATACGCATTGTGCTATGGGTCCTGCGGTTGTTACGGCTGATGAACTGGATAGCTCAAATTTGACCATAAAATGCTATGTAAACGGCGAGCTTAGACAGAATTCAAACACTTCTAATATGATATTTAAAGAAAGATACGTGATAGAGGAGTTAAGTAGCGCTATGACGCTAAAAGCGGGCACTATAATATCTCTTGGCACGCCAAGCGGAGTCGGCATGGGGTTTGAACCGCCTAAATTTCTAAAAAGCGGTGATGTGGTTCGTTGCGAGATAGAGGGTATCGGAGTGCTTGAAAATTTTATAAGCTAA
- a CDS encoding DUF1104 domain-containing protein — MKRLKIMSILVAFKAYLSAKFDKAQSCGFAKMIKNADAKTLGEISFEIDKRAAKLRVEAEASKQDFKSEFDKKIASISQDEQAKFKEKFIASYNEKVLNLSVKEANELALKPIEI, encoded by the coding sequence ATGAAAAGATTAAAAATCATGAGCATATTAGTTGCTTTTAAAGCTTATTTATCGGCGAAATTTGACAAAGCTCAGTCGTGCGGATTTGCCAAAATGATAAAAAACGCCGATGCTAAGACTTTGGGCGAAATTTCATTTGAGATAGATAAAAGAGCCGCCAAGCTAAGAGTTGAAGCCGAGGCTTCAAAGCAAGACTTTAAGTCCGAGTTTGATAAGAAAATAGCCTCTATAAGCCAAGATGAGCAAGCGAAATTTAAAGAAAAATTTATCGCCAGCTACAATGAAAAAGTCTTAAATTTAAGCGTTAAAGAGGCAAACGAACTGGCACTTAAGCCCATAGAAATTTAA
- the ybaK gene encoding Cys-tRNA(Pro) deacylase yields the protein MIHKTNAARILDGKSVEYELFEYEVDESDLSAVSVALKCGADITQVYKTIVCECEPRGFVVACIQGNLSLDLKALARASGHKRCELLNLKDLEKITGYIRGGCSPIGMKKTFDTFIDERALNQNFIYISAGVRGKQLRLNPCDLIEAVGMKIALIAK from the coding sequence ATGATACATAAAACTAATGCAGCAAGAATTTTGGACGGTAAGAGCGTAGAGTATGAGCTGTTTGAGTATGAAGTCGATGAGAGTGATCTAAGCGCCGTTAGCGTAGCTTTAAAATGTGGAGCCGATATAACTCAAGTTTATAAAACGATAGTATGCGAGTGTGAGCCAAGAGGCTTTGTAGTAGCTTGTATACAGGGTAATTTAAGCTTGGATCTAAAAGCTTTGGCAAGAGCTAGCGGGCATAAACGTTGCGAGCTTTTAAATTTAAAAGATCTTGAGAAAATAACGGGCTACATCAGGGGCGGTTGCTCTCCGATCGGTATGAAAAAGACCTTTGATACATTTATCGATGAACGAGCTTTAAATCAAAATTTCATTTATATAAGCGCAGGCGTTAGAGGTAAGCAGTTGCGACTCAATCCTTGCGACTTGATAGAGGCTGTGGGTATGAAAATAGCCTTAATAGCTAAATGA
- a CDS encoding SAM-dependent methyltransferase: MSIKFSSYFDNWLNKNYYKNGVNIGKNGDFYTSVSVGALFGVTLAYHFLNLLKKGEFSPNANIVEIGANDGSMMGDFISGIFTFQPEILKTLKFNIIEPHANLRKIQTQNLKQKFGDEVIINHFLHLKECKFDEAFFISNELFDCFACEVVDGDKMLYVKDDELFWDSADKEILAVCKKFEITKGEIITGLSEFAKDLANSARKLKFITFDYGDMGSRSDITLRIYKEHRVFSPFELRNLKEFFGVSDITYDLNFAQVRQEFKDCGFDFKGFKKQSAAIVDFGGAEVLECVLKNGGDSAYKSFLKQFKFLTSPEFLGERFKMIEFDKGTR, from the coding sequence GTGAGTATAAAATTTAGCTCGTATTTTGATAACTGGCTAAATAAAAACTACTATAAAAACGGTGTTAATATAGGAAAAAATGGGGATTTTTACACATCCGTTAGCGTAGGGGCTCTTTTTGGGGTTACGCTTGCTTATCATTTTTTAAATTTGCTTAAAAAGGGCGAATTCTCGCCAAATGCAAATATCGTTGAGATAGGCGCAAATGACGGCTCTATGATGGGCGATTTTATAAGCGGAATTTTTACTTTTCAGCCTGAAATTTTAAAAACTTTGAAATTTAACATCATAGAGCCTCACGCAAATTTGCGCAAAATTCAAACTCAAAATTTAAAGCAAAAATTTGGCGACGAGGTTATCATAAATCATTTTTTGCATTTAAAGGAGTGTAAATTTGATGAGGCGTTTTTCATCTCAAATGAGCTATTTGACTGCTTTGCTTGCGAGGTAGTAGATGGCGATAAGATGCTTTACGTTAAGGATGACGAGCTATTTTGGGATAGCGCAGATAAGGAAATTTTGGCAGTTTGCAAGAAATTTGAAATCACTAAAGGCGAGATCATAACCGGCTTAAGCGAATTTGCAAAAGATCTGGCAAATTCGGCGCGCAAACTTAAGTTTATAACTTTTGATTACGGAGATATGGGCTCTAGGAGCGATATAACGCTTAGAATTTATAAAGAGCATAGGGTTTTTAGTCCGTTTGAGCTTAGAAATTTAAAAGAGTTTTTTGGAGTAAGTGACATAACTTATGATCTGAATTTCGCGCAGGTTAGGCAGGAATTTAAAGATTGCGGTTTTGATTTTAAAGGGTTTAAAAAACAGTCCGCAGCGATAGTGGATTTTGGCGGCGCTGAGGTGCTTGAATGTGTGCTTAAAAACGGCGGAGATAGTGCTTACAAAAGCTTTTTAAAGCAGTTTAAATTTTTAACTAGCCCTGAATTTTTAGGCGAGAGGTTTAAGATGATAGAATTTGACAAAGGGACGAGATGA
- the radA gene encoding DNA repair protein RadA, giving the protein MAKAKTIFECQACGNQQSKWVGKCPECGSWDSFLELSKTQIKALDEISKTSNSLALAKEIKDIKIEQISRISTQDKELDLVLGGGVVEGSLVLIGGSPGIGKSTLLLKIASNLASQNKKTLYVSGEESASQIKIRADRLNAVKDGLFLLTEILLENIMTEIRKNDYKVLVIDSIQTLYSEKIASAPGSVSQVREITFELMRLAKNENICVFIIGHITKDGSIAGPRILEHMVDVVLYFEGDASRELRILRGFKNRFGSTSEVGIFEMSSQGLISANDISSKFFTRGKAVSGSAITIIMEGSRALSVEIQALVCESSYPKRSSTGYEKNRLDMLLALLERKLEIPLGHYDVFINVSGGVKVSETAADLAVIAAIISSFKNRPISKESVFIGELSLNGEIREVFNLDQRLKEAKTQKFKNAIIPSKPLDNQGLKCFTTSDITQVLEWM; this is encoded by the coding sequence ATGGCTAAAGCAAAAACTATTTTTGAATGTCAAGCATGCGGAAATCAGCAAAGTAAATGGGTAGGCAAATGCCCTGAATGCGGCTCTTGGGATAGTTTTTTAGAGCTTAGCAAGACTCAGATTAAGGCACTGGATGAAATTTCAAAAACATCAAATTCTCTAGCTCTAGCAAAAGAGATAAAAGATATAAAAATAGAGCAAATTTCACGCATAAGCACTCAGGATAAGGAGCTTGATTTAGTGCTTGGAGGAGGTGTCGTGGAGGGTTCTTTGGTACTAATCGGAGGAAGTCCGGGCATAGGCAAATCAACGCTTCTTTTAAAAATAGCTTCAAATTTAGCCTCTCAAAATAAAAAGACTCTTTACGTAAGCGGCGAAGAGAGCGCAAGTCAGATAAAAATCAGAGCCGATAGGTTAAATGCCGTAAAAGACGGGCTTTTTCTGCTCACTGAAATTTTACTTGAAAACATTATGACCGAAATCAGAAAAAATGATTATAAGGTTCTTGTCATAGACTCGATACAAACACTATACTCCGAAAAGATCGCCTCGGCTCCAGGCTCCGTATCGCAAGTACGCGAGATAACTTTTGAGCTAATGCGCCTAGCCAAAAACGAAAACATCTGCGTTTTTATCATCGGCCACATAACCAAGGACGGCTCCATAGCAGGTCCTAGGATTCTAGAGCATATGGTTGATGTCGTGCTTTATTTTGAAGGCGACGCAAGCAGAGAGCTTAGGATACTAAGAGGGTTTAAAAACCGATTTGGCTCAACTAGCGAAGTCGGGATTTTTGAGATGAGTTCTCAAGGATTAATCAGCGCAAACGATATCTCAAGCAAATTTTTTACTCGAGGAAAAGCGGTTAGCGGCTCGGCGATAACTATCATAATGGAGGGCTCTCGCGCACTAAGCGTTGAAATTCAAGCCTTGGTATGCGAAAGCAGCTATCCTAAACGAAGTAGCACAGGCTATGAAAAAAATCGCCTCGATATGCTTTTAGCGCTACTTGAGCGAAAGCTGGAAATTCCGCTTGGTCATTACGATGTGTTTATAAACGTTTCAGGCGGAGTTAAGGTAAGTGAAACGGCAGCGGATTTGGCGGTAATAGCGGCTATCATAAGTAGCTTTAAAAATCGTCCGATCAGCAAAGAGAGCGTATTTATAGGCGAACTTAGTCTAAATGGCGAAATAAGGGAGGTTTTTAACCTAGATCAACGACTTAAAGAGGCAAAAACACAAAAATTTAAAAATGCCATCATCCCTTCAAAACCGCTTGATAATCAAGGTCTTAAATGCTTCACAACAAGCGATATCACACAGGTTTTAGAGTGGATGTAA
- the fliL gene encoding flagellar basal body-associated protein FliL yields MAEEMEEKQTKKGNSFILIIIIIVLVLLLVIGGLIAYLVLSGNDQPNSMQDGQTQGQMISKNASIKRSTDYINMGPVYPMDQFIVNLLSDSGSRFLKTKVELELNAEALTPEIDKKKPLIRDIIVRTLSSKTFEEVSTIKGKDRLKDEIVDRINEVLADGHLKNIYFTDFVVQ; encoded by the coding sequence ATGGCTGAAGAGATGGAAGAAAAGCAAACTAAAAAGGGAAATAGCTTCATTCTCATAATAATAATCATAGTTTTGGTATTGCTTTTAGTTATAGGCGGTCTTATCGCGTATCTTGTATTAAGTGGCAACGATCAACCAAACAGTATGCAAGACGGACAAACTCAAGGACAAATGATTTCTAAAAACGCTTCTATCAAGCGTTCAACCGACTATATAAACATGGGCCCTGTCTATCCGATGGATCAATTTATCGTAAATTTGTTAAGCGACAGCGGGTCAAGATTTCTTAAAACAAAGGTCGAGCTGGAGCTAAACGCCGAAGCATTAACCCCTGAAATAGACAAGAAAAAACCACTCATTAGAGATATAATAGTAAGGACGCTATCATCTAAAACTTTTGAAGAAGTAAGCACGATAAAGGGCAAAGATCGCCTAAAAGACGAGATAGTTGATCGTATAAACGAAGTGCTTGCCGACGGTCATCTTAAAAATATCTACTTTACCGACTTTGTGGTTCAATGA
- a CDS encoding trimeric intracellular cation channel family protein, translating to MDDLQIFLIPEYIGIASAAVSGFLFAVKRNCDWLGIFVSALLTALGGGFMRDTIVSRPLYSFTHYMPCIIVIVMLVLSALFRIHKRSDIEKKFLFVTTDAVDLVSFSIVGAIIALQYGYNIFGVVMLALCNGVGGGILRDVLFNEVPWFLKTGLYATVSIVVGAVYFVMHHFGFTNIWWIMGLFAFGIVFRLLAYYRGWHLPRLD from the coding sequence ATGGACGATTTACAAATTTTTTTAATACCCGAATATATCGGTATCGCATCTGCGGCGGTTAGCGGGTTTTTGTTTGCGGTTAAGAGAAATTGCGACTGGCTTGGCATATTTGTCTCAGCGCTACTGACGGCTCTTGGCGGAGGATTTATGAGAGATACCATAGTATCTAGACCTCTATACTCATTTACTCACTACATGCCTTGCATTATAGTTATAGTCATGCTTGTTCTCTCCGCTCTTTTTAGGATTCACAAGCGTAGCGATATAGAGAAGAAATTCCTTTTTGTAACGACAGACGCCGTGGATCTGGTAAGCTTTTCTATCGTCGGAGCGATAATCGCCTTGCAATATGGATATAATATCTTTGGAGTTGTTATGCTTGCGCTTTGCAACGGCGTAGGCGGGGGAATTTTGCGTGATGTTTTATTTAACGAAGTTCCTTGGTTTTTAAAAACGGGTCTTTACGCGACCGTTAGCATCGTAGTCGGTGCGGTCTATTTTGTGATGCATCATTTTGGATTTACTAATATATGGTGGATAATGGGGCTTTTTGCTTTCGGTATTGTTTTTAGGCTTTTGGCCTATTATAGGGGTTGGCACTTGCCAAGGCTTGATTAA
- a CDS encoding response regulator transcription factor produces MAKILVVEDEAMLLDMMCSYLRSENFEVEGVKSYNEALDLAYENSFDLWIFDVKIIGGNGFELLKELREARRLTPCIFTTSLNTINDLQKGFLSGCDDYIKKPFELKELLLRVNNILKRTFVHNVSEFEMLDENFSFDMKQGVLYKGEEIVTMPKKQAKLLTLLLKNRDRFISRDEIYEQIWDYDENPSELSLRVYITELRKILGKERIVSASKLGYRYV; encoded by the coding sequence GTGGCTAAAATTTTAGTAGTCGAAGATGAGGCGATGCTGCTTGATATGATGTGTTCGTATCTTCGAAGTGAAAATTTTGAAGTAGAGGGTGTCAAAAGCTACAATGAGGCTTTGGATCTAGCCTATGAAAATAGCTTTGATCTATGGATATTTGACGTTAAAATCATCGGCGGCAACGGCTTTGAACTACTAAAAGAGCTAAGAGAGGCTAGAAGGCTTACTCCTTGCATATTTACTACATCTTTAAACACCATAAACGATCTTCAAAAGGGCTTTTTGAGCGGATGTGATGACTATATCAAAAAGCCTTTCGAGCTTAAAGAGCTGCTTTTGCGCGTAAATAACATCCTTAAAAGAACATTTGTGCATAACGTAAGCGAATTTGAAATGCTTGATGAAAATTTCAGCTTTGATATGAAGCAAGGCGTGCTCTATAAGGGCGAAGAGATAGTAACCATGCCTAAAAAACAAGCCAAACTTTTAACTCTGCTGCTTAAAAACCGAGATAGGTTCATAAGCAGAGATGAAATTTATGAGCAAATTTGGGACTATGACGAGAATCCAAGCGAGCTTAGTCTGCGCGTTTATATAACCGAACTGCGCAAAATTCTTGGCAAGGAGCGTATAGTAAGCGCATCAAAGCTAGGATATAGATATGTTTAA